The Carassius gibelio isolate Cgi1373 ecotype wild population from Czech Republic chromosome B22, carGib1.2-hapl.c, whole genome shotgun sequence genome window below encodes:
- the LOC127988313 gene encoding gastrula zinc finger protein XlCGF7.1 yields the protein MEEKHPCVKTVLKTHSQTESFICRQCGKRLTCNESLKVHMRIHTGEKPFTCDQCGKCFADKRSLKLHMRVHSGEKPFICDQCGLSFTQPSNIKRHMKIHTGERQHTCELCGKSFSQLQSLKEHTKMHTGVKDHMCFKCEKTFISAKVLKRHQMIHTGEKPYMCSHCNKRYSRSEHLKTHERIHTGEKPYMCSHCDKIFSLPGDLKTHERIHTGEKPYMCLHCNKRFSRSTHLKTHERIHTGEKPYTCSHCDKRFNQSGDLKTHERIHTGEKPFQCTACGKSFTQKSNLLTHTKNNHNAATGERNNV from the exons ATGGAGGAGAAACATCCTTGTGTCAAAACTGTATTGAAAACTCACTCACAGACTGAAAGTTTCATCTGCcgtcagtgtggaaagagattgACATGCAATGAAAGTCTCAAAGTCcacatgaggatccacactggagagaagccattcacatgtgatcagtgtgggaagtgTTTTGCAGATAAAAGAAGCCTTAAGCTGCATATGAGAGTCCATTCGGGGGAGAAGCCGTTCATTTGTGATCAGTGTGGGTTGAGTTTCACACAACCATCAAACATTAAAAGACACATgaagatccacactggagagaggcAGCACACATGTGAACTATGTGGAAAAAGTTTTTCACAACTGCAAAGTCTAAAAGAGCATACGAAAATGCATACTGGTGTGAAAGATCATATGTGCTTTAAGTGTGAGAAGACTTTCATTTCAGCTAAAGTTTTAAAACGACAccagatgatccacactggagagaaaccctaCATGTGTTCACACTGCAACAAGAGATATAGTCGTTCagaacatctgaaaacacatgagaggatccacactggagagaaaccttatatgTGTTCACACTGCGATAAGATATTCAGTCTGCCAGGagacctgaaaacacatgagaggattcacactggagagaaaccttatatgTGTTTACACTGcaacaagagattcagtcggtcaACACATCTGAAGACACATGAGAGAATCCACACTGGTGAGAAACCATACACGTGTTCACACTGTGATAAGAGATTCAATCAGTCAGGagacctgaaaacacatgagaggattcacaccggAGAAAAACCGTTTCAATGCACTgcatgtgggaagagtttcactcAAAAATCGAATCTACTCACGCATACAAAAAACAATCACA ACGCAGCAACAGGAGAAAGAAACAACGTCTAA